The Candidatus Polarisedimenticolia bacterium genome window below encodes:
- the nagZ gene encoding beta-N-acetylhexosaminidase — MSVQSFPQDEKDQAGQLLFVGFEGSVMNSSLERDLRRIRPGGIILFSRNLKDASQVADFCRALQGLSAIPPFLAIDQEGGRVSRLKGIFPPIPANLPMSRSRDAGSLIGEHGRMTGRGLALLGFNLNFAPVLDLSAADSPNGIGDRAYGEDPETVAPLARAFLEGQREAGVLGCGKHFPGLGGGNVDSHLDLPRIERPADALWKQDLAPYRRLREVLPMVMVGHAYYPALQGSTRGPATLSRALVTDLLRSRIGYPGVVVTDDLEMGAVDQKRPAGDVVREAIEAGNDLVMYCNSWERVEEAHASLARALKTGRIGRARLESILTRVLALKKSLAGPRQTPGFDAAAFEEVCRSLGSLEGRLTA, encoded by the coding sequence ATGAGCGTGCAGTCCTTCCCTCAGGATGAAAAGGACCAGGCGGGGCAGCTCCTATTCGTCGGGTTCGAGGGCTCCGTCATGAACTCGTCCCTGGAACGGGATTTGCGCCGCATCCGTCCCGGCGGGATCATCCTCTTCAGCCGGAACCTCAAGGATGCTTCGCAAGTCGCCGACTTCTGCCGGGCTCTGCAGGGGCTTTCCGCCATTCCGCCCTTTCTCGCCATCGATCAGGAAGGGGGCCGCGTCAGCCGCTTGAAGGGGATCTTTCCGCCCATTCCCGCGAACCTTCCGATGTCCCGCTCCCGGGACGCCGGGTCGCTCATCGGCGAGCATGGACGGATGACCGGCCGGGGTCTGGCGCTTCTCGGGTTCAACCTGAACTTTGCTCCGGTCCTCGATCTCTCTGCCGCCGACAGCCCGAACGGCATCGGCGATCGGGCCTATGGCGAGGACCCGGAAACGGTCGCGCCGCTGGCGCGCGCTTTCTTGGAGGGACAGCGCGAGGCGGGGGTCCTCGGATGCGGCAAGCATTTCCCCGGGCTGGGCGGAGGGAACGTCGATTCGCATCTCGACCTGCCAAGGATCGAGCGCCCCGCCGACGCGCTGTGGAAACAGGATCTCGCTCCTTACCGCCGGCTCCGGGAGGTGCTGCCGATGGTGATGGTCGGCCACGCCTATTACCCGGCGCTCCAGGGATCGACCCGCGGCCCCGCCACGCTCTCTCGCGCGCTGGTGACGGATCTCCTGCGTTCCCGCATCGGATACCCGGGAGTGGTGGTCACCGACGACTTGGAGATGGGCGCGGTGGATCAGAAGCGTCCGGCGGGGGACGTCGTCCGGGAGGCGATCGAAGCGGGGAATGACCTCGTCATGTATTGCAACTCGTGGGAGCGCGTCGAGGAAGCCCACGCCTCCCTCGCCCGGGCCCTGAAGACGGGGAGAATCGGCCGCGCCCGCCTGGAGAGCATCCTCACCCGCGTCCTCGCGCTCAAAAAATCGCTGGCGGGCCCCCGCCAGACTCCCGGCTTCGACGCCGCGGCGTTCGAAGAAGTCTGCCGCTCCCTCGGGTCCCTCGAAGGCCGTCTCACGGCCTGA
- the guaB gene encoding IMP dehydrogenase yields the protein MIESPVPEGLTFDDVLLIPAQSEVLPSRVDTGTLLTRRIRLNVPLISAAMDTVTESRLAIAMAQQGGMGVIHKNLSTEEQAMEVDKVKRSESGMIVDPITMGPQNRIFEALEIMKKYKISGVPITDPSGRLLGILTNRDLRFETRLDLPLSDLMTKKNLITVPVGTTLEEAKRLLHQHKIEKLLVVDDRYHLKGLITVKDIQKNIKYPFASKDQLGRLRVGAAVGVGEEAIARAKALAEAKVDVLFIDTAHGHSKAVLEAARAMKNALPSMELVAGNVATEEGAEDLIRCGVDAVKVGIGPGSICTTRVVTGVGVPQITAIAACARAGKRHGVPIIADGGIKVSGDITKALGAGAHSVMIGSLLAGTEEAPGETILYQGRTFKSYRGMGSLAAMKRGSADRYFQEYEFSEEKLVPEGIEGMVPYKGSVTALVPQLVGGLRSGMGYCGCPDIESLRTRAKFLRVTAAGLKESHAHDVVITKEAPNYRTES from the coding sequence ATGATCGAATCCCCGGTGCCGGAAGGACTCACCTTCGACGACGTGCTGCTGATCCCGGCGCAGAGCGAGGTGCTGCCGAGCCGCGTCGACACCGGCACCCTGCTGACGCGGAGAATCCGGCTGAACGTCCCGCTCATTTCCGCGGCCATGGACACCGTCACCGAGTCCCGGCTCGCCATCGCCATGGCGCAGCAAGGCGGCATGGGCGTCATCCACAAGAACCTCTCCACCGAAGAGCAGGCGATGGAGGTGGACAAGGTGAAGCGCTCGGAGAGCGGCATGATCGTGGACCCGATCACCATGGGCCCTCAGAACCGGATCTTCGAGGCGCTGGAAATCATGAAGAAGTACAAGATCTCGGGGGTGCCGATCACCGATCCTTCCGGCAGGCTGCTGGGGATCCTCACGAACCGCGATCTCCGCTTTGAGACGCGCCTGGATCTGCCCCTCTCCGATCTGATGACGAAAAAGAATCTGATCACCGTCCCGGTCGGGACCACGCTCGAGGAGGCCAAGCGCCTGCTGCACCAGCACAAGATCGAGAAGCTTCTGGTCGTCGACGATCGGTACCATCTCAAAGGCCTGATCACCGTCAAGGACATCCAGAAGAACATCAAGTATCCGTTCGCCAGCAAAGATCAGCTCGGCCGGCTGCGGGTCGGCGCCGCCGTCGGGGTCGGGGAGGAGGCGATCGCCCGCGCCAAGGCGCTGGCCGAAGCGAAAGTGGACGTCCTGTTCATCGACACGGCGCACGGACATTCGAAAGCGGTGCTGGAGGCGGCGCGGGCGATGAAGAACGCCCTGCCCTCGATGGAGCTCGTGGCCGGCAACGTGGCCACCGAAGAGGGGGCGGAGGATCTGATCCGCTGCGGGGTGGACGCGGTGAAGGTCGGCATCGGCCCCGGATCGATCTGCACGACGCGGGTCGTGACCGGCGTGGGGGTCCCGCAGATCACGGCGATCGCCGCGTGCGCCCGGGCGGGAAAGCGTCACGGTGTGCCGATCATCGCCGACGGCGGCATCAAGGTTTCGGGCGACATCACCAAAGCGCTGGGCGCCGGAGCGCACAGCGTGATGATCGGCAGCCTGCTGGCGGGGACGGAGGAGGCGCCCGGGGAGACGATCCTCTACCAGGGCCGGACCTTCAAGTCGTATCGCGGCATGGGCTCCCTCGCGGCGATGAAGCGGGGGAGCGCGGACCGGTATTTTCAGGAGTACGAGTTCTCGGAGGAGAAGCTGGTCCCCGAGGGCATCGAAGGGATGGTCCCTTACAAGGGGAGCGTCACGGCGCTGGTGCCGCAGTTGGTCGGCGGGCTGCGGTCAGGAATGGGCTACTGCGGCTGTCCCGACATCGAATCGCTGCGGACCCGGGCGAAGTTCCTGCGCGTGACGGCGGCCGGCCTGAAGGAATCCCACGCCCACGACGTGGTCATCACCAAGGAAGCCCCCAACTACCGGACGGAATCGTAG
- a CDS encoding M23 family metallopeptidase, whose protein sequence is MSRKFYTIMIVPHAAAKFRRLRVSKNLAMGAGVFLGALFLSGVLLPHFIIRSTYLSWVSARLARQNAELKKSNEEIDAALGDLRAKMNNFEAKASQLALMIGVNNLPLMHQPAAGGGLDLGSLSPGEGSRFVKGELEMLEQRTGALQDSFKVLDVAYAKQALVLSSTPSIMPVKGLYGNGFGWRRDPFTGVRDFHQGLDIVAPPGSRVVAPADGVVTQAGVSGGFGNSIFISHGYGLVSRFGHLQSFSVKPGQKVHRGDVIGTVGSTGRSTGPHLHYEVLLHQRNVDPLRYILDEFNSF, encoded by the coding sequence GTGAGCCGAAAGTTCTACACCATCATGATCGTTCCGCACGCCGCCGCGAAGTTCCGCCGGCTGCGGGTCTCCAAGAACCTTGCGATGGGAGCCGGGGTGTTTCTGGGAGCCCTTTTCCTCTCCGGCGTCCTTCTTCCCCACTTCATCATCCGCTCGACCTACCTGAGCTGGGTCTCGGCCCGCTTGGCCCGGCAGAACGCCGAGCTCAAGAAGTCGAACGAGGAAATCGATGCCGCGCTGGGCGATCTGCGCGCCAAAATGAACAATTTCGAGGCCAAGGCGAGTCAGCTCGCCCTGATGATCGGCGTGAACAATCTACCGCTGATGCACCAGCCGGCGGCCGGGGGAGGCCTGGATCTGGGGAGCCTCTCGCCCGGGGAGGGCTCGCGTTTCGTGAAAGGGGAGCTCGAGATGCTGGAGCAGAGGACGGGCGCGCTGCAGGACAGCTTCAAGGTCCTGGACGTGGCGTACGCCAAACAGGCGCTGGTGCTTTCCTCGACACCCTCCATCATGCCGGTCAAGGGACTCTACGGCAACGGTTTTGGATGGAGGCGGGATCCGTTCACCGGAGTGCGCGATTTCCACCAGGGACTCGACATCGTGGCCCCGCCGGGAAGCCGGGTCGTGGCTCCCGCTGACGGGGTGGTGACGCAGGCCGGGGTGAGCGGCGGCTTCGGCAATTCGATCTTCATCTCCCACGGATACGGGCTGGTCTCGCGCTTCGGTCATCTGCAGAGTTTCAGCGTGAAGCCGGGCCAGAAGGTGCATCGCGGCGACGTGATCGGCACCGTCGGAAGCACGGGACGGAGCACCGGTCCCCACCTGCATTACGAGGTCCTCCTGCACCAGCGCAACGTCGACCCCCTCCGCTACATCCTCGACGAATTCAACAGTTTCTAG
- the secA gene encoding preprotein translocase subunit SecA, which translates to MFLDAVLRQIIGSKNERELRKLTPRVQAINALEPGLQNLSDAELAGKTVEFRRRLEAGAALDDLLHEAFAVVREAGRRALGMRHFDVQLIGGMVLHHGKIAEMKTGEGKTLVATLPVYLNSLPGRGVHVVTVNDYLARRDAEWMGRLYRFLGLSVGVIQHDLDDAQRQEAYAADVTYGTNNEFGFDYLRDNMKYSLDAFVQRGHVFAIVDEVDSILIDEARTPLIISGPSDESVNKYYEVDRIIPRLAREEDFKVDEKARTVSLTEGGVEKVEKLLGVPNLYDPEAMEVNHCVQQALKAHVLFKRDVDYMVKEGQVVIVDEFTGRLMPGRRWSDGLHQAVEAKEKVKIEKENQTLATITFQNYFRMYEKLAGMTGTADTEAVEFDKIYKLEVMVVPTNRPLIRAENPDVVYRTEEEKARAVIEEIVELHEKGQPVLVGTVSIERSEHLSGFLKKKGVPHVVLNAKYHEREAEIVAQAGRLGAVTIATNMAGRGTDILLGGNPEYLARKAVATATFETPPAAEAAYSGALAEARSRCAEEHDKVVALGGLHILGTERHEARRIDNQLRGRAGRQGDPGSSRFYLSLEDDLLRIFGSDRLKGIMQKLGMEEDVPIVHGMVTRSIERAQKQVEARNFDIRKHLLEYDDVMNKQRVEIYRLRRELLEGKGQGEYLIQKMEEILDWILETHAPEEAEPEDWSVPEISTQMLRLFGIDPVREGVDFGKVSRPELRERLGKLVQDRYAAKEAALGPEIMRQHERLVMLNVIDTQWKDHLLTMDHLKEGIGLRGYGQRDPLTEYKRESFEMFSAMKERIEDDIVRFLFLMDPVVKREEDQMRRRQERDLVFTAPAKEAPEPARRAVGKVGRNDPCPCGSGKKYKKCHGAAVEEGKVVHGARS; encoded by the coding sequence ATGTTCCTCGACGCAGTCCTCCGGCAGATCATCGGCAGCAAGAACGAACGCGAGCTCCGGAAGCTCACGCCGCGGGTCCAGGCGATCAACGCGCTCGAGCCCGGGCTGCAGAACCTTTCCGACGCGGAGCTCGCCGGGAAGACGGTTGAATTCCGGCGCCGGCTGGAGGCCGGAGCCGCCCTCGACGATCTCCTGCATGAAGCCTTCGCCGTCGTCCGGGAAGCGGGACGCCGGGCCTTGGGGATGAGGCACTTCGACGTGCAGCTCATCGGAGGCATGGTGCTGCACCACGGGAAGATCGCCGAGATGAAGACCGGCGAAGGCAAGACCCTCGTGGCGACCCTTCCCGTCTATCTGAACAGCCTCCCGGGCCGGGGAGTGCACGTCGTGACGGTGAACGACTACCTGGCCCGCCGTGACGCCGAATGGATGGGCCGGCTCTACCGGTTCCTGGGGCTTTCGGTCGGCGTGATCCAGCACGATCTCGACGACGCCCAGCGCCAGGAGGCGTACGCCGCCGACGTGACCTACGGGACGAACAACGAGTTCGGCTTCGACTACCTCCGTGACAATATGAAGTACTCGCTGGACGCCTTCGTCCAGCGCGGCCACGTTTTCGCCATCGTCGACGAGGTCGACTCGATCCTCATCGACGAGGCGCGGACCCCGCTGATCATCTCCGGCCCCTCGGACGAGTCGGTCAACAAGTATTACGAGGTGGATCGCATCATTCCGCGCCTCGCCCGGGAGGAGGATTTCAAGGTCGACGAGAAGGCCCGGACCGTGAGCCTCACGGAGGGCGGCGTGGAGAAGGTCGAGAAGCTCCTGGGAGTCCCCAATCTCTACGATCCCGAAGCGATGGAAGTGAACCACTGCGTCCAGCAGGCCCTCAAAGCGCACGTGCTGTTCAAGCGGGACGTCGACTACATGGTCAAGGAAGGCCAGGTGGTGATCGTCGACGAGTTCACGGGGCGGCTGATGCCCGGAAGGCGCTGGAGCGACGGGTTGCACCAGGCGGTCGAGGCGAAGGAGAAGGTGAAGATCGAGAAGGAAAACCAGACGCTGGCGACCATCACCTTCCAGAACTACTTCCGGATGTACGAGAAGCTCGCCGGAATGACCGGGACGGCCGACACCGAGGCGGTGGAGTTCGACAAGATCTACAAACTCGAGGTCATGGTGGTCCCGACGAACCGGCCCTTGATCCGGGCGGAGAATCCGGACGTCGTGTACCGCACCGAGGAGGAGAAGGCCCGGGCCGTCATCGAGGAGATCGTGGAGCTGCACGAAAAAGGCCAGCCGGTCCTGGTCGGCACGGTCTCGATCGAGAGATCGGAGCACCTTTCGGGATTCCTCAAGAAGAAGGGGGTGCCGCACGTCGTCCTGAACGCGAAGTACCACGAGCGCGAGGCCGAGATCGTCGCCCAGGCAGGCCGCCTGGGCGCGGTCACGATCGCGACGAACATGGCGGGCCGCGGCACCGACATCCTCCTGGGAGGCAATCCGGAATACCTGGCGCGCAAGGCGGTCGCCACCGCGACGTTCGAGACGCCCCCGGCCGCCGAGGCCGCCTATTCGGGAGCGCTCGCGGAGGCCCGGTCGCGGTGCGCCGAGGAACACGACAAGGTGGTGGCGCTCGGCGGCCTGCACATCCTCGGGACGGAGCGGCACGAGGCCCGGCGCATCGACAACCAGCTGCGGGGGCGGGCCGGCCGGCAAGGCGATCCGGGCTCCTCGCGCTTCTACCTCTCGCTGGAGGACGATCTCCTGCGGATCTTCGGCTCGGACCGGCTGAAGGGGATCATGCAGAAGCTGGGGATGGAAGAGGACGTGCCGATCGTCCACGGCATGGTCACCCGCTCGATCGAGCGGGCTCAAAAGCAGGTGGAGGCCCGGAACTTCGACATCCGGAAGCATCTCCTCGAGTACGACGACGTCATGAACAAGCAGCGGGTCGAGATCTACCGCCTGCGTCGCGAGCTCCTGGAGGGGAAGGGGCAAGGGGAATACCTGATCCAGAAGATGGAGGAGATTCTCGACTGGATTCTCGAGACGCACGCGCCGGAGGAAGCGGAGCCCGAGGATTGGTCGGTGCCCGAGATCTCGACCCAGATGTTGCGCCTCTTCGGAATCGACCCGGTCCGCGAGGGGGTCGATTTCGGCAAGGTGTCGCGCCCCGAGCTGCGGGAGCGCCTCGGGAAGCTCGTCCAGGACCGCTACGCCGCCAAGGAGGCGGCGCTCGGACCCGAGATCATGCGGCAGCACGAGCGCCTGGTGATGCTGAACGTCATCGACACCCAGTGGAAGGATCATCTCCTGACGATGGACCACCTCAAGGAGGGGATCGGGCTGCGGGGCTACGGCCAGCGGGATCCCCTGACCGAATACAAGCGGGAGTCCTTCGAGATGTTCTCCGCCATGAAGGAGCGGATCGAGGACGACATCGTCCGGTTCCTGTTCCTGATGGATCCGGTGGTGAAGAGAGAGGAGGACCAGATGCGGCGCCGGCAGGAGCGCGATCTGGTCTTCACGGCGCCGGCCAAGGAGGCTCCGGAGCCGGCGCGGCGGGCCGTCGGCAAGGTGGGACGGAACGATCCGTGCCCTTGCGGCTCCGGCAAGAAATACAAGAAGTGCCACGGGGCCGCGGTGGAGGAGGGCAAGGTGGTGCATGGAGCTCGGAGCTGA
- a CDS encoding MgtC/SapB family protein, with product MFPELSVGSHFLNDFLVKSGAAILCGGLIGIERELKKKPAGFRTNILICLGSTYFMMVSILVGASGMGKTGDPGRIAAQVVTGIGFIGAGTIIQSRGHIAGLTTAALIWVVASVGLFIGAGYMIPAAVGTLLIFLTLTVLGMGERKILSRCRTFDCLVVFADDGGKTRKQITRLLASYEKSLENLQFKTTNGSITLTLQYCDSHAEHRKLLSDLWMIEGVQEVRPLR from the coding sequence TTGTTTCCGGAACTCTCCGTCGGATCGCATTTCCTGAACGACTTTCTCGTCAAATCGGGGGCCGCCATCCTGTGCGGCGGGCTCATCGGCATCGAGCGCGAGCTCAAGAAGAAGCCGGCGGGCTTCCGGACGAACATCTTAATCTGCCTGGGGTCGACCTACTTCATGATGGTCTCGATTCTGGTGGGAGCCAGCGGGATGGGCAAGACGGGGGATCCCGGACGCATCGCCGCCCAGGTAGTGACGGGAATCGGCTTCATCGGCGCCGGGACGATCATCCAGTCCCGGGGGCACATCGCAGGCCTGACCACGGCGGCGCTGATCTGGGTCGTCGCCTCAGTGGGGCTGTTCATCGGCGCCGGCTACATGATTCCGGCCGCGGTGGGCACCCTCCTGATTTTCCTGACGCTGACGGTTCTCGGGATGGGGGAGCGGAAGATTCTCTCGAGATGCCGGACGTTCGACTGCCTGGTGGTCTTCGCGGACGACGGCGGCAAGACGCGCAAGCAGATCACCCGGCTTCTCGCCTCCTACGAGAAATCCCTGGAGAATCTGCAGTTCAAGACGACCAACGGGAGCATCACGCTCACCCTCCAATACTGTGACAGCCACGCCGAGCATCGCAAGCTTCTGTCGGACCTCTGGATGATCGAAGGTGTCCAGGAGGTCCGCCCTCTTCGCTGA
- a CDS encoding phosphoribosylaminoimidazolesuccinocarboxamide synthase, producing MAAAPVVLRTELSELQLLNRGKVRDLYACGESLLIVSTDRISAFDYVLANGIPDKGRVLNQLSLFWFGKTREIVPNHLITGKAAEYPGSLGRHRELLSGRSMLVRKAKMFEAECVVRGYLAGSGWKEYQKMGSVSGVRLPAGLKESEKLPEPIFTPSTKAIDAHDENISYDDLMRRVGSDAARKLKELSLALYQAASRHAESSGVIIADTKFEFGTVEGEIVLADEVLTPDSSRFWPADKYEPGRGQDSYDKQYVRDYLERIGWNKQPPVPALPEEVVAGTREKYLEIFRRLTGRPTLED from the coding sequence ATGGCAGCCGCGCCCGTCGTTCTGCGAACCGAGCTTTCCGAACTGCAGCTCCTGAACCGGGGAAAAGTCCGGGATCTTTACGCCTGCGGCGAGAGCCTGCTGATCGTCTCGACCGACCGGATCTCGGCCTTCGATTACGTCCTGGCCAATGGCATCCCGGACAAGGGGCGCGTGCTGAATCAGTTGTCGCTCTTCTGGTTCGGCAAGACGCGCGAGATCGTTCCCAACCACCTGATTACCGGCAAGGCGGCCGAGTACCCTGGCTCCCTGGGACGGCATCGCGAGCTGCTTTCCGGCCGATCGATGCTGGTGAGGAAGGCGAAGATGTTCGAGGCGGAGTGCGTGGTCCGCGGCTATCTGGCGGGCTCGGGCTGGAAGGAGTACCAGAAGATGGGGTCGGTTTCCGGAGTGCGCCTGCCCGCCGGCCTGAAGGAGTCGGAGAAACTGCCGGAGCCGATCTTCACCCCTTCCACCAAGGCGATCGACGCCCACGACGAGAACATCTCCTACGACGACCTGATGCGCCGGGTGGGGTCCGACGCCGCCCGGAAGCTGAAGGAGCTGAGCCTGGCGCTCTACCAGGCGGCGAGCCGCCACGCCGAGTCCTCGGGGGTGATCATCGCCGACACGAAATTCGAGTTTGGGACGGTGGAAGGGGAAATCGTCCTGGCCGACGAGGTCCTGACCCCCGACTCTTCACGGTTCTGGCCCGCCGACAAGTACGAGCCGGGTCGCGGGCAGGACTCCTACGACAAGCAGTACGTCCGGGACTATCTGGAGCGCATCGGCTGGAACAAGCAGCCTCCCGTCCCCGCGCTGCCGGAGGAGGTGGTGGCCGGAACCCGCGAGAAGTATCTGGAAATATTCCGGCGCTTGACGGGCCGTCCGACTTTGGAGGATTAA
- a CDS encoding tetratricopeptide repeat protein, with protein MNWSTLLPPLLALLALRGSDAPPSGPAAELDSGISVTAVDFGRVAWGRNSLRARLRNDGDRAATLRLRVRSAFLDSGSGVLWEAAYPALVPPRQEGEITLDYFVRPDHGRLRVDLSAETAAGRKVHEAAKEFLFEPPYRGDYVLQPYRPAREGVAWEGRVLSPFRVRESEHFIFYVFPGSEAASDLTRITEQREKILSRLCRELSVTLRGKVVFFLYPDAELARKMTGHRGDGWTYGNTIVEVYGARRKVDPHHELVHLVAGRVGSPPVLFSEGFATAREKDFDNAGRYAADVEDWCRGFLAEGALLPLSELMEVRSLGEDLTRPRVAYPEAACFVRYLSERYGWEKFRRAYAELVGSENPEERSRNGIRFREIFGVSFEEAEADWREELSRARSRVPVEMIRRVVREETVPYLVARAKVLLTSGSAPEAERLLRAAVEKEPADVDARFWLGQALHLRKDYPGALAAYGEVAARADRTHRMQLAWSLVWSGQILDMQGKRQEALEAYRRAEALQEDSPVRVGGQEATSLEAAREGIAHAYQAPNP; from the coding sequence GTGAACTGGAGCACACTCCTGCCTCCACTGCTCGCCTTGCTAGCGCTCCGGGGCTCTGACGCCCCTCCCTCCGGGCCGGCCGCGGAGCTCGATTCCGGCATCTCCGTCACCGCGGTCGACTTCGGGCGCGTCGCCTGGGGAAGGAACTCGCTGCGCGCGCGGCTGCGGAATGACGGGGATCGGGCGGCGACCCTGAGGCTGCGCGTGCGCTCGGCGTTCCTCGATTCCGGGTCGGGAGTGCTGTGGGAAGCGGCATATCCGGCTCTCGTGCCGCCGCGCCAGGAAGGGGAAATCACGCTCGATTATTTCGTGCGCCCCGATCACGGCCGCCTGCGGGTGGACCTGAGCGCCGAGACCGCCGCCGGCCGGAAAGTCCACGAAGCGGCCAAGGAGTTCCTGTTCGAGCCCCCCTACCGCGGCGATTACGTTCTGCAGCCTTATCGCCCCGCCCGGGAAGGGGTGGCCTGGGAGGGACGGGTCCTGTCGCCGTTCCGCGTCCGCGAGAGCGAGCATTTCATTTTCTATGTGTTTCCGGGCTCCGAGGCGGCGTCCGACCTTACGAGAATCACCGAGCAAAGAGAGAAGATTCTGTCGCGCCTTTGTCGTGAGCTCTCCGTCACGCTGCGCGGTAAGGTGGTCTTCTTCCTTTATCCGGACGCCGAGCTGGCCCGCAAAATGACCGGGCACCGGGGAGATGGATGGACCTACGGGAACACCATCGTGGAAGTCTACGGAGCCCGCCGCAAAGTCGATCCGCATCACGAGCTGGTGCATCTCGTGGCGGGGCGCGTCGGCTCCCCGCCGGTTCTGTTTTCCGAGGGATTCGCCACCGCGCGGGAGAAGGACTTCGACAATGCCGGCCGGTATGCGGCCGACGTCGAGGACTGGTGCCGGGGGTTTCTGGCGGAAGGCGCGCTGCTGCCGCTTTCCGAGCTGATGGAGGTGAGGAGCCTGGGAGAGGACCTGACCCGCCCGCGGGTGGCGTACCCAGAAGCGGCCTGCTTCGTCCGCTACCTGTCGGAGCGTTACGGATGGGAGAAATTCCGGCGCGCCTACGCGGAATTGGTGGGAAGCGAGAATCCGGAGGAGCGCTCGCGCAACGGGATCCGCTTCCGGGAGATCTTCGGAGTGAGTTTCGAGGAGGCGGAAGCCGATTGGAGGGAGGAGCTTTCGCGCGCCCGCAGCCGCGTCCCCGTGGAGATGATCCGGCGGGTCGTCCGCGAGGAGACCGTGCCCTATCTCGTGGCCCGGGCGAAGGTCCTGCTGACTTCGGGGTCGGCGCCGGAAGCGGAGCGGCTTCTCCGGGCGGCGGTGGAGAAGGAGCCCGCGGACGTGGACGCCCGATTCTGGCTCGGCCAGGCGCTCCACCTCCGCAAGGACTACCCGGGCGCCCTGGCGGCCTATGGGGAGGTCGCCGCGCGCGCCGATCGGACGCACCGCATGCAGCTGGCCTGGAGTCTCGTCTGGAGCGGCCAGATACTGGACATGCAGGGAAAGCGGCAGGAGGCTCTCGAAGCCTATCGCAGGGCCGAGGCGCTTCAGGAGGACAGCCCGGTGCGCGTCGGCGGGCAAGAGGCCACTTCGCTGGAGGCGGCCCGGGAGGGAATCGCCCACGCCTACCAGGCTCCCAACCCCTGA